In Lathamus discolor isolate bLatDis1 chromosome 12, bLatDis1.hap1, whole genome shotgun sequence, a genomic segment contains:
- the C12H12orf76 gene encoding uncharacterized protein C12orf76 homolog, with product MPVVRRGALAALALLGPAERGRPYAVLQKQNLVLLGSILSALLLTIILMAICVYKPVRRR from the exons ATGCCGGTGGTGCGGCGCGGGGCGCTGGCGGCCCTGGCGCTGCTGGGcccggcggagcggggccgcccGTACGCCgtgctgcagaaacagaacCTGG TGCTGCTCGGCAGCATCCTCAGCGCGCTGCTGCTCaccatcatcctcatggccatCTGCGTCTACAAGCCCGTGCGGCGGCGGTAG
- the ANKRD13A gene encoding ankyrin repeat domain-containing protein 13A has product MMSSPGRASSAFPLHVLVWNNDYRRLNEELQDQDVDQRDPRGRTLLHLAVSLGYIESAKVLLHHKADVTKENAQGWTVLNEAVSTGDPEMVQMILQHRDYQLTSMTLGGVPELLQKISETPDFYVEMKWEFTSWVPLVSRVCPSDVCRIWKSGAKLRVDITLLGFENMSWERGRCSLIFKGGDTGGWAELIEINHDEKFVTTERFEISQQMKHLTLGSMTPKRRDVERRLTSPIINTCLDTRNIAFERTTSGFWVWRTEKAESVNGYEAKVYVANNVNVVTKIRTEHLTEEEKKRYKADRNPLESFLGTVEHEYGVQSTTKTTEYAAPNNPTAITLEEYFDPEFDLRGRDIGRPKEVTIRTQKFKATLWMSEEFPLSLMEQVTPIIDLMARTSAHFARLRDFITLEFPPGFPVKIEIPLFHVLNARITFENVNGCRTADRTSSQTAGGAPYDSGANFEVDQSVFEIPKSYHVQDDSRNIHVQDEDNEIMQFAIQQSLLESGGVKDVGVHANGAIAYSQDFNIQYQRALQESFLTSSGNSQCSSPSEPSSFEKDLQLAMELSVREQEEREKQRQEEEDAELQQVLQLSLVEK; this is encoded by the exons ATGATGAGTTCCCCTGGCAGGGCCAGCAGCGCCTTCCCCCTGCACGTCCTGGTCTGGAATAATGACTACAGGCGGCTGAACGAGGAGCTGCAGGACCAG GATGTTGATCAACGCGATCCACGAGGCCGGACCTTGTTGCACCTGGCTGTTTCCTTGGGTTATATAGAATCTGCCAAGGTCCTTCTTCATCACAAGGCAGATGTAACCAAAGAGAATGCACAGGGATGGACAG TTCTAAACGAGGCTGTCAGTACAGGGGATCCAGAGATGGTACAAATGATTCTGCAGCATCGGGACTACCAGCTGACCTCCATGACACTTGGAGGAGTTCCTGAGTTACTCCAGAAGATTAGCGAG acTCCTGACTTTTATGTGGAAATGAAGTGGGAGTTCACAAGCTGGG TCCCGCTGGTTTCCAGGGTCTGCCCGAGCGACGTCTGCCGCATCTGGAAGAGCGGAGCCAAGCTGCGTGTTGACATCACGTTACTGGGCTTTGAGAACATGagctgggagagagggaggTGCAGCTTAATCTTCAAGGGAGGAG ATACTGGAGGCTGGGCAGAACTGATTGAGATCAATCATGATGAGAAGTTTGTTACCACGGAGCGTTTTGAGATCTCCCAGCAGATGAAGCATTTGACGTTGGGATCTATGACACCCAAAAGAAGAGATGTGGAAAGACGCCTTACATCTCCCATTATTAACACGTGCCTTGATACCAGAAACATTGCTTTTGAGAG AACCACGTCTGGATTCTGGGTATGGaggacagaaaaagcagaaagtgtGAATGGTTATGAAGCAAAG GTGTATGTGGCAAACAATGTGAATGTGGTCACCAAAATCCGCACAGAACACTTAacggaggaggagaagaaaagatacAAAG CTGACAGGAACCCCCTGGAATCTTTTCTGGGTACAGTGGAGCATGAGTATGGTGTTCAG AGTACAACCAAGACAACAGAGTATGCTGCACCCAACAACCCTACTGCTATTACTCTGGAGGAATACTTTGACCCAGAATTTGATCTGAGAGGTCGAGACATAGGCAGGCCTAAAGAAGTCACCATCCGAACTCAGAA ATTTAAAGCAACCTTGTGGATGAGTGAAGAGTTTCCCTTGTCTCTTATGGAACAAGTCACTCCAATCATCGACCTGATGGCCAGAACCAGTGCTCATTTTGCCAGACTTAGGGATTTCATCACTCTGGAATTTCCACCAGGATTTCCTGTCAAAATTG AAATCCCCCTCTTTCACGTGCTGAATGCCCGGATTACATTTGAGAATGTCAATGGCTGCAGGACAGCTGACAGAACCTCATCACAGACGGCTGGAGGTGCACCCTATGATTCAG GTGCTAATTTTGAGGTTGACCAGTCGGTGTTTGAGATCCCCAAATCTTACCACGTCCAAGATGACAGCAGGAACATACACGTGCAGGATGAAGACAATGAGATCATGCAGTTTGCCATTCAGCAGAGCTTGCTGGAATCTGGTGGAGTTAAA GATGTGGGGGTGCACGCCAATGGAGCCATTGCATACTCACAGGACTTCAATATACAGTATCAGAG gGCGCTGCAGGAGAGCTTTCTCACCAGCTCGGGTAActcccagtgcagcagcccTAGTGAGCCTTCCAGCTTTGAGAAAGACTTGCAGCTTGCCATGGAGTTGTCTGTCCGAGAGCAGGAGGAGCGGGAGAAGCAGCgtcaggaagaggaggatgcagagctgcagcaagtCCTACAGCTTTCCCTGGTGGAGAAATAA